The genome window AGCACCTCGGCCCAGCCGGCCACCTCACCCAGGTAGTCGGCGAGCGCCGCGATCCCGTTGTCCGTGGTCCACTTCAGCGGCAGGACGTAGGAGGCGGCGGGCCGGCTCATGCCGCTGCGGCAGCGCTTGTGCGCAGTGAGGACTCGCCCTTCTCCCAGCTGCCGATGATGTGTTCACCCAGCATTGCGTCCAGCGCCAACGCGGCGGTTGCCCCGAAGTAGACGTCCTCCAGCAATTCAGGTTCGGCCTCGACCAGGCCACCGGCGAGGTCGCGGCCGGCGATCTGCTCATGGACGGCGTCGGCCTCGACATGTTCGTCGAAGTACCAGGTGACGTCCTCGTCGAAACCTAGCCGCCGGAAGCCGTTGCCGTAGAACCGGTTGGGCTGGGATGAGGTCATTTCATAGGCGGCGAGGTGCCCCACGATGGCGCCGCGCAACCGTCGATTCAGGCCGAACAGGGACATCATGTTGGTGGAGGCGAGGGTGAGCGCGGGAACCGCGTCAACATAGTGGCCGTAGTCGTCGGCCAGTCCAACGCCGCGCATGGTTCGAGCGAAAAGAGCCGAGTGCATCCGGTCTGGTCGCCCGCCGCCGTACTCGTCGGCCTGAATCTCGACCATCGCGGCCTTGGCCCGGCCCCGCAGCCGGGGGATGGCCCAGGTGTGGGGGTCGGCTTCCTTCAGCTGGTAAACCGACTTGTGGATCAGGAACTCCTGCGCCTGCTCCAAAGTGGCCTTCTTGGCCAGGAAGCGGGATACGCTCGGTCCGCCGTCGGCGGAGGTGAGTTCGAAGAGGACGGCAGCAACGGCGTCGCTATCATGCGCTTCAAGCGGTGGAAGTTCGACGGCGGCACGCAGGGCAGATTCGAAGTCCCGCTCAATCCGTCGGCGGATGCCGATGAGTTCCGGCTCCCACTCCCAGTCCGCGTGCGCTCCCTCGATGCCGCCGTAATGCAGTTCGTAGAGGCAGAAAAGGGTCAGCTGAAGATCTTCGTCCGTGAGGATTCCGTCGCTGCCCTCAAGGCTCTTCTGTACCGCATCGGCCAGGACCTGCACGCCTTCGGCGTTCGGCTCCTGCGGCAGCAGGTTCAACAGCGCATCACTCGCGGCCCCCCGGGCCTGTGGATTTCTCATGGCAAGCCTTCCTAACTGGTGGCCGACGTCGTCGTCCCCCTCACTCAGATAGTACTAAGCCTACTGTTTATGGAGCTAAGCCTGCATACGCGGCAAGGCCCGCGGCACCAGCAGCGCCGCGGGCCTCACTGAAGCCGGTACCGCGACCTACTCCTTGTGGAGCTTGTCCTGTACTGCTCCCGCCATCTTCTCTACCGTGTTCGGCAGTTCGGTTGTGCCGTAGAACCGGGAATCGGGATGCGTCGGCGGTGGCATCGGCGCAGAGGTTGTTGGCCCGTTGTGATACGAGAACTCGCCATGCCCGTCAGGGGTGGGGCCGGAAGCCCACGATCCCTCGGCGGCCGCCTGGCCGTCGGAGAAGTTCAGGTACTGGTACGCGACGTCGCGCTCCTCCTTGTTGAGGGGGAAGTTGCTCGGCACCGGAAGGTTCTCCGACTTCTCCTCCTGCAGCTCACGCGCTGCGGCCAGCCATTGGTTCTGGTGCATGGTGTCCCGCGCGAGAAGGAATTTCAGCATGTCCCGGACACCGTGGTCATCAGTCATGTGGTAAAGCCGGGCGACCTGCAGCCTCCCCTGCATCTCCGCATTGGCGTTCGCGGTGAAATCCGCGAGCAGATTCCCGCTCGCCGTGATGTAGCTGCCCTGCCAGGGGTTGCCCATGCTGTCCACCGGCCGGGCACCGGCGCCGGCAACGATCGCCTGTTGCATGTCAGTTCCACCGACGACGGCGGCAATCGCCGGATCGGACTGTACGGCGTCTTCCGTAATTCCGAGGGGCGCCTTCTCCAGGAGCTGCGCGATCATGGTCGCCAGCATCTCAACGTGCCCGAACTCCTCAGCGCCGATACCAAAGAGCAGATCCCGGTATTTGCCTGGGATATGGGTGTTCCATGCCTGGAAGCTGTACTGCATGGCTACGGTTATTTCACCGTATTGGCCGCCAAGGACCTCCTGCAGCTTCCTTGCGTAGACGGCGTCGGGCTTGTCTGGGGTGGATTTGAATTGCAGTTCCTGCTTATGGAAAAACACGGGGAAACCTCCGCATTGAAGCGGCTCCGGGCCTGAACGGCCAACTCATCTGTACGGGTTGGAGAGCTCGGAGCCAGTGTTTCGAACCTATCCCCGGCCGCCGAGACATGGGAAGTGATAAGCAAACTTATTTTCCTGACGTTCAGCCCCAAGTTATTTCAAAGGTGCGTCAGTCATCCTGAACAGGCAGGTAGCAGACGGCCCGAGACCACCGTCCAAACCCGCTGGCACTGGCTAGCCAGAGCCCCCCGAGCGGGACCGTCCGTTTCCCCGACTGAGGCGGTCCCGCCCGGAACAACTCCGGGTCTACCTAATCCCGGAACAACTCCGGGTCTCGTTGATTTCGCAGGACACACCCCTTTTGCGGCAGCATTCGGGGCGTGTCCTGCCAACTCAAGGCAAGACGCCTACGGCGTGGGGCTACCACCGTTGACGTTGAGCGTCTCACCAAGCACGTAACTCGATTCGGGCGATGCCAGGAATACGTAGGCCGGCGCCAGCTCAGTGGGCTGCCCCGCACGTCCCAGCGGAGTGCTCTTGCCGAACTCCGGCAGCTCTTCCTTCGGCTGACCGTCGGAAACCTGAAGCGGCGTCCAGAATGGGCCCGGAGCAACCGCGTTCACCCGGATGCCCCGCGGAGCCAGCTGCTGGGCCAGGCCCTTCGTGAAGTTGTTGATCGCAGCCTTGGTGCTTGCATAGTCCAGCAGCGTGGGCGAGGGGTTGTACGCCTGGATTGACGTTGTGTTGATGATGCTCGACCCGGCAGGCAGATACTGCAGGGCTTCGCGGGTGATCCTGAAGAACGAGTAGATGTTGGTCTTGAACGTGTGGTCCAACTGCTCGTCGTCGAGATCCTCCAGCTTCTCAACGGCAATCTGCTTTCCGGCATTGTTGACCAGGATGTCCAGCCCGCCGAGCCCCTCGACCGCCTGGGTCACAAGGTCCTTGCAGAACTGCGCGTCCTTGATGTCACCGGGGAGCTTCACGGCCTTGCGCCCGCACTCCTCGATAAGACCCGCGATCT of Arthrobacter sp. JZ12 contains these proteins:
- a CDS encoding SDR family oxidoreductase codes for the protein MTDQYTFQNPVTRFPEISPPKQDQPEPGLDRDLEPQSDRGEQSYRGTGRLEGRKALITGADSGIGAAVAIAFAREGADVALSYLPEEEADATEIAGLIEECGRKAVKLPGDIKDAQFCKDLVTQAVEGLGGLDILVNNAGKQIAVEKLEDLDDEQLDHTFKTNIYSFFRITREALQYLPAGSSIINTTSIQAYNPSPTLLDYASTKAAINNFTKGLAQQLAPRGIRVNAVAPGPFWTPLQVSDGQPKEELPEFGKSTPLGRAGQPTELAPAYVFLASPESSYVLGETLNVNGGSPTP
- a CDS encoding manganese catalase family protein, producing the protein MFFHKQELQFKSTPDKPDAVYARKLQEVLGGQYGEITVAMQYSFQAWNTHIPGKYRDLLFGIGAEEFGHVEMLATMIAQLLEKAPLGITEDAVQSDPAIAAVVGGTDMQQAIVAGAGARPVDSMGNPWQGSYITASGNLLADFTANANAEMQGRLQVARLYHMTDDHGVRDMLKFLLARDTMHQNQWLAAARELQEEKSENLPVPSNFPLNKEERDVAYQYLNFSDGQAAAEGSWASGPTPDGHGEFSYHNGPTTSAPMPPPTHPDSRFYGTTELPNTVEKMAGAVQDKLHKE
- a CDS encoding iron-containing redox enzyme family protein, which gives rise to MRNPQARGAASDALLNLLPQEPNAEGVQVLADAVQKSLEGSDGILTDEDLQLTLFCLYELHYGGIEGAHADWEWEPELIGIRRRIERDFESALRAAVELPPLEAHDSDAVAAVLFELTSADGGPSVSRFLAKKATLEQAQEFLIHKSVYQLKEADPHTWAIPRLRGRAKAAMVEIQADEYGGGRPDRMHSALFARTMRGVGLADDYGHYVDAVPALTLASTNMMSLFGLNRRLRGAIVGHLAAYEMTSSQPNRFYGNGFRRLGFDEDVTWYFDEHVEADAVHEQIAGRDLAGGLVEAEPELLEDVYFGATAALALDAMLGEHIIGSWEKGESSLRTSAAAAA